A stretch of DNA from Dioscorea cayenensis subsp. rotundata cultivar TDr96_F1 chromosome 4, TDr96_F1_v2_PseudoChromosome.rev07_lg8_w22 25.fasta, whole genome shotgun sequence:
ATTGGCGACTGTTGAAGTAGAGTTCTATTCTTacaatttgattttaattttacagCTTTGCATGTATCTTTAGTCTTGTTGATGTATTCTCTAACTACCATGTCTGGTAGGTTATGGACTCAAAATCAAGCAATCCTGGGGTATCATCCTTGAAAGAGCTGAGTCTTCGATATTTCACACCTCGAGAGGTAAGTGCTTTGCTACATTCTATCACCTTGCAATCAAGCTTATAGTCTCAGTTATTTTAACCTCTTTATTCTAATGTTTCAGGTTGCTAATATGCATTCCTTTCCAAGGGAGTTCCACTTCCCCCCACATGTCAGCCTTCGACAACAGTGAGTATTCCAATGACTTTATTCTGTCATAGGAACGGTCTAACAACCAACACTTGGTATTCTGGAACTGATTTAGCATCCATActgttgaataaaaaaaatgaaattaaaccatgattaagtttttattatttatcagaACTATAGATGCTGTTTGCGGATAATTCAAATGCACCCATTCATTCGGAAATCGCTTATATTTTGTAGGTATGCTCTATTGGGAAACAGTCTGAGCGTAGCAGTGGTGGCTCCGTTGCTCCAATATCTGTTTACTGAACCTTCATAGCTGCACGTCAGCCGTACTATTATCGATGGGAAACACTGCTGGCATCTGCTGTTTAGAAATCTGGATGAGCTTTTGTCCAAAAGCTTCTTACCTCCCAAACCATAACGGTCATGCTCAGATTTAACTCACTGCcattatctttttcttgcatCTAAATTATGATTCTTTTTGCTGAACCAAACATTGATTTTTTATCAATTCATTACTGAGTATGtcaaatatgttttctttcaggcTGAACAGGAAGAGGACACAACTCTGCTGCTCAAATGATGGAGAGCAGCcataagaaatttttataagAGACTGCTAACTGAGATATTTGTCAAGGAGTGAGTGTAAAAGCATTATAGAGTTGATAAATGAGTGTGTAAAAGGGCTTATCAAATTGAATGCAGACCAaacttcactttttttattCACATAAAGTTAATGTTTCTTGTCCTTAACGTAGCCCCATTGTATGAGTTTCTACTGTGTGGGGTCCGTGCTGCTTAGTGTGGGCCCGGATTCTGTTAAAACGGTTGCGCTTTTCGGGATCATGCAATGAACTCGGATCTGAATGACAAGTGTCCAGTTCTCCGTTACTCGATTCGCGGATCCGGATCTTGGTTTAATCTGCGTCCGAATCCGCATATCATATCCTTCCGAACAAAGATAATCCAAGGCGTGCATCCACGAGATTTCCATTCTCTTCTCAACGATGCATCGGTCCGCGAGCACGACGCGAGCTTCGGAGGAGTACCTTGTGAGCCTGGCGCAGGGCGGGCCAAGGTCGGCTATGGAGATGGACCAGTTGCCGACCTACGACCCCCAGTCGGAGACCGCCAAGAAGGAGGCTCTTCGGGCTCGCTTTGCCGAGAACATGGTTCATGTCATCCCTTTGGTCATCGTCTTCTGTGCCTTGGTCCTCTGGTTCTTCTCCTATCCGGGTATATTCCCTTTATTCCCTGCTTCTTGGTAGAAAGCTGATAGTTTGGATTGTCTTGTCTCTtggttgtttgatgaaatgccttgTTCTTTTGCTTTAGTGTTTTTGTTCTGATGGTTCTTAGTTGCTTTTCTTGTCTTATGGAACTATTTTTGaacctttttttaatcttcCTTGGTTTTTCTAGTTGAGGAGAAAATTCTgttcttgtttaattgtttGCGTTTTATGGTTGAGTTCTTTACATTTGTGCCGTGCCCTGTTAATAACTAATCTGAATTCTGAGGTTGagttagaaaaagaagaaatgagtGTGCTTTTTAACCTTATTTGTTGAACTGGTTGGATTTTTGCAAGGCCGTTCCCTGATTCTTGTCTGTTTGACCAGGCATTTCATGTGCTAGCCTTTTATTTGTTATGATCTTGATGAGGACTTGCtagtttctttctttgcttGCTATTTCCAGCTAGAGTTGCTCTTACTAGCATTTCTCATTCTTTATAGAGCTCTTGGCTTTTGGTTGTGATGTTTCTTTATTGTTCTTCCTGTTTGTTTTCTTGACTTGTGTTTCAGTTTAATTTGGTTGGACTTTCTTTAATatcttctcttcctttttcttttccaattgaTGAGAAAATTCATTTTGGATAAGTATTTGGCTTAATGACTGatataagggaaaaaaaaaaagaaaaagtaagacaagAGCATGTTTTCGGCTatgttttttgaatgtctttacatttaactattttaattttttccatgGTCTGTTTGACTAGAGTTTTTCTTTACTTGATAACTAtccttttgttgtaattttgaTGAACTTGTTAGTTTCTTTCACCTTTATCTGGTTTGCTACTTCCTGCTAGAGTAACACTTACTAGCATCTCTCATTCTCTAAGGAGTTCATAGATTTTCTACTAAATCTATGATTTTTCCTATGCTCTGGTTTTATTTTACTGTGGAATTTCATTCTCTTTACTGTTTTATGCAGATATTGATTTTGCAAGCAAAGATGATGCCATTCTTGCCAGAATCAAGAACTTGACGATTGATGGATATAGCAACTGGAATGGTACATCAATGGCAATTAGTCTCGGGAGTGCGGATGCGATTGATGCTACTGGTGTGGAACAAACTGGAAGTGAGTTGGAGAACAAAGAAC
This window harbors:
- the LOC120258594 gene encoding uncharacterized protein LOC120258594, producing the protein MHRSASTTRASEEYLVSLAQGGPRSAMEMDQLPTYDPQSETAKKEALRARFAENMVHVIPLVIVFCALVLWFFSYPDIDFASKDDAILARIKNLTIDGYSNWNGTSMAISLGSADAIDATGVEQTGSELENKELG